A section of the Lynx canadensis isolate LIC74 chromosome A1, mLynCan4.pri.v2, whole genome shotgun sequence genome encodes:
- the LOC115511870 gene encoding olfactory receptor 6M1-like, whose translation MERRNWTLVTEIILVGIPTTRALGGLLFFIFSLAYLVTVLGNSLIIMLILMDYRLHSPMHFFLSNLSFSEVLTTTRAVPKMLAGFLSDRKSISFGGCFTQSYFYFLSGCTEFILFAVMSYDRYVAISSPLQYPTIMTSSLCVRLVILSWVGGFLLILPSTVLKVGLPYCGPNVIDHFFCDSAPLLHLACADIHIIELLDFLSSLVLLISSLSLTVVSYVYVISTILKIPSGQGQRKAFATCASHFIVVSMGYGISIFVYVHLSQKSSLHLNKILFILSSVLTPLLNPFIFSLWNETMKDALKDSLAKGWNFLKGMRSK comes from the coding sequence atgGAAAGAAGGAATTGGACATTGGTGACTGAGATTATTCTTGTGGGGATACCAACCACTAGAGCTCTTGGGGGTctcctgttctttattttttcattggctTACTTGGTGACAGTCCTTGGAAACAGCCTAATCATTATGCTGATTCTCATGGATTATAGGCTTCACTCACCCATGCATTTCTTCCTCAGCAATCTCTCCTTCAGTGAGGTATTAACCACAACCCGTGCTGTTCCCAAGATGCTGGCAGGCTTCCTGTCAGACAGAAAGAGCATATCCTTTGGTGGATGCTTCACCCAGTCTTATTTCTACTTCCTCTCTGGATGTACTGAGTTTATCCTTTTTGCAGTCATGTCCTATGATCGTTATGTGGCCATTTCCAGCCCCCTTCAGTACCCAACAATTATGACCAGCTCACTGTGTGTGCGTCTTGTTATCCTCTCCTGGGTGGGTGGTTTTCTCCTCATTCTCCCATCCACTGTCCTTAAGGTGGGGCTGCCATACTGTGGCCCCAATGTGATTGATCACTTTTTCTGTGACAgtgcccccctcctccacttggcCTGTGCTGACATCCACATCATTGAGCTGTTAGACTTCCTCAGCTCCCTTGTCCTGCTCATCAGCTCCCTCTCACTCACTGTGGTCTCCTATGTTTATGTCATCTCCACCATTCTGAAGATACCCTCAGGTCAAGGTCAACGCAAAGCCTTTGCTACGTGTGCCTCTCACTTCATTGTGGTCTCCATGGGCTATGGGATCTCCATTTTTGTGTATGTCCACCTCTCCCAGAAGAGCAGCTTACATCTCAACAAGATCCTCTTTATCCTCTCTAGTGTTCTCACACCCCTCCTGAATCCCTTCATCTTCAGTCTATGGAATGAAACCATGAAAGATGCTCTGAAGGACAGCTTGGCCAAGGGCTGGAACTTCCTCAAGGGGATGAGGTCCAAGTGA